A section of the Acidobacteriota bacterium genome encodes:
- a CDS encoding adenosine deaminase family protein, producing MPMKLPADLIRLLPKTDVHLHLDGSLRPETLIDLARQHRVQLPSDTVDGLFEQVFKEKYASLTEYLHGFQYTVAVLQNPESLERVAYELMEDNILEGVRYIEVRFAPHLHVHPGLGFQEVLQAVDRGLARAAAHYNSRSEGVRSGREPRFAYGIIACAMRKFEPVYSEFYRRFFELHSYSPPKQVFQLAAVELARAVVDIRDRCGVPIVGFDLAGDEFGYPAVDFKDAYDFVHRNFMKKTVHAGEAYGPESIFQAITECHADRIGHGSFLFSDDMIRSPEIADRRDYVNRLSQYIADRRITIEVCLSSNLQTNPQIHNLAEHSFGQMRASNLSCTLCTDNRLVSRTTMCRELGLALEHFPITAKELKDLLVYGFKRSFYPGPYEEKRRYVRSVINYYEELQRQHLPETLGGGEV from the coding sequence GTGCCCATGAAGCTCCCGGCCGACCTGATCCGTCTCCTGCCGAAGACGGATGTGCATTTGCACCTGGACGGTTCCCTCCGGCCCGAGACGCTGATTGACCTGGCCCGCCAGCACCGGGTGCAATTGCCGTCGGACACGGTGGACGGCCTGTTCGAGCAGGTGTTCAAGGAAAAGTACGCCAGCCTGACCGAATACCTGCACGGTTTTCAGTACACCGTCGCGGTGCTGCAGAATCCCGAGTCACTGGAACGGGTGGCCTACGAGCTGATGGAGGATAACATCCTCGAAGGGGTTCGCTACATCGAGGTGCGCTTCGCCCCCCACCTGCACGTGCATCCCGGCCTCGGTTTCCAGGAGGTGCTCCAGGCGGTAGACCGGGGGCTGGCGCGGGCGGCCGCCCACTACAACAGCCGGAGCGAGGGCGTCCGGAGCGGCCGGGAGCCGCGCTTCGCCTACGGCATCATCGCCTGTGCCATGCGCAAGTTCGAACCGGTCTATTCGGAGTTCTACCGCCGGTTCTTTGAGCTGCACAGCTACTCGCCGCCCAAGCAGGTGTTCCAGCTCGCGGCGGTGGAGCTGGCGCGGGCGGTGGTGGACATCCGCGACCGCTGCGGCGTGCCGATTGTTGGTTTCGACCTGGCCGGCGACGAGTTCGGCTACCCGGCGGTGGACTTCAAGGATGCCTACGATTTCGTCCACCGGAACTTCATGAAAAAGACGGTCCACGCAGGCGAGGCCTATGGCCCGGAGAGCATCTTCCAGGCCATCACCGAGTGCCACGCCGACCGGATCGGTCACGGCAGCTTCCTGTTCAGCGATGACATGATCCGCTCGCCGGAGATCGCCGACCGGCGGGATTATGTGAACCGGCTCAGCCAGTACATCGCCGACCGGCGGATCACCATCGAAGTCTGCCTCTCGAGCAACCTGCAGACAAACCCCCAGATCCACAACCTGGCGGAACACTCCTTTGGACAAATGCGGGCGAGCAACCTGAGCTGCACCCTGTGCACCGACAACCGCCTGGTCTCCCGGACCACCATGTGCCGGGAGCTGGGCCTGGCCCTGGAACACTTTCCCATCACGGCGAAGGAGCTCAAGGATCTGCTGGTCTATGGTTTCAAGCGGAGTTTCTATCCAGGGCCCTACGAGGAGAAACGCCGCTACGTCCGCTCCGTGATCAACTATTACGAAGAGTTGCAGCGGCAGCATCTGCCCGAGACGCTGGGCGGCGGCGAAGTATGA
- the ffh gene encoding signal recognition particle protein, which translates to MLESLTQGFRTLRQRLQGLETLSEEKIDDVLGDVRRSLLEADVALPVVRKFLAQVKEKAVGEIVQTRVSFQDQKMKVSPADVFVKICEDELIGLLGPVDTSLRFRTSGPAVVMLVGLQGSGKTTSAAKLARLLQRQGRNPMLVAADVYRPAAVEQLRVLGEQLGASVFIRDGLSPVLICKEAVQEAVKTGRDTVILDTAGRLAIDENLMRELEDIKRETRPDNILLVCDAMIGQDAVRMSDAFNQRLNVDGFIMTKLDGDTRGGAILSVKEVTGKPIKFVGVGEQLDRLEEFRPEGFASRILGFGDIVGLVRDFQDVVDQKQAEEDAVRILQGEFSLKDFVDQIKTIRKMGPLNEVMERVPGMSDAFPNGVQMDEGELNKMEAIIGSMTPQERQRPQIINQSRAARIARGSGYKPHDVRNLIAQFQSMRKLFAQMGQSTSWLGRIPGLKKLDQMMQMRQMMAEETDLDTESLLAGLKNPFKKKFQPEFATKSLSGDDWKKLKNKRKSERKARKDQHKKKKK; encoded by the coding sequence ATGTTGGAAAGCTTGACCCAGGGATTCCGAACCCTCCGCCAGCGGCTGCAGGGGCTCGAGACTCTGTCCGAAGAAAAGATCGACGACGTGCTCGGCGACGTCCGGCGCTCGCTGCTTGAGGCGGACGTAGCCCTGCCTGTGGTCCGCAAATTCCTCGCCCAGGTTAAAGAGAAAGCCGTGGGCGAGATTGTCCAAACGCGGGTGTCTTTCCAAGACCAGAAAATGAAAGTCTCGCCCGCCGACGTCTTTGTCAAGATTTGCGAGGATGAACTCATCGGCCTGCTCGGACCGGTGGACACCTCCCTGCGCTTCCGCACCAGCGGACCGGCGGTGGTCATGCTGGTGGGCTTGCAGGGCTCCGGTAAAACCACCTCCGCGGCCAAGCTGGCCCGCCTGCTGCAGCGCCAGGGCCGTAACCCGATGCTGGTGGCCGCCGACGTTTACCGCCCCGCCGCCGTGGAGCAGCTGCGGGTGCTCGGCGAACAGTTGGGCGCGAGCGTGTTCATCCGCGACGGCCTCAGCCCTGTGCTGATTTGCAAGGAAGCGGTCCAGGAAGCGGTCAAGACCGGGCGCGACACCGTGATCCTGGACACCGCCGGCCGCCTGGCTATTGACGAAAACCTGATGCGCGAACTCGAGGACATCAAGCGCGAGACGCGTCCCGACAACATCCTGTTGGTGTGCGACGCCATGATCGGACAGGATGCGGTGCGGATGTCCGATGCGTTCAACCAGCGGCTGAACGTCGACGGCTTCATCATGACGAAGCTTGATGGCGACACTCGCGGCGGCGCTATCCTGTCGGTCAAGGAAGTCACCGGCAAGCCCATCAAATTCGTCGGCGTCGGCGAGCAGCTGGACCGGCTTGAGGAATTCCGGCCGGAAGGCTTCGCCTCGCGGATACTGGGTTTCGGCGACATCGTCGGCCTAGTGCGCGATTTTCAGGACGTCGTGGACCAGAAGCAGGCCGAGGAGGATGCCGTCCGGATTCTGCAGGGCGAGTTCAGCCTCAAAGACTTCGTGGACCAGATCAAGACCATCCGCAAGATGGGACCGCTCAACGAAGTGATGGAGCGCGTTCCCGGCATGTCTGACGCGTTCCCCAACGGCGTCCAGATGGACGAGGGCGAGCTGAACAAGATGGAGGCGATCATCGGCTCCATGACTCCGCAGGAGCGGCAGCGTCCCCAAATCATCAACCAGAGCCGGGCGGCCCGCATCGCCCGCGGCTCGGGTTACAAGCCGCACGACGTGCGCAATTTGATCGCCCAGTTTCAGAGCATGCGCAAACTGTTTGCCCAGATGGGCCAGTCCACGAGTTGGCTTGGCCGCATCCCGGGCCTGAAGAAGCTCGATCAGATGATGCAGATGCGCCAGATGATGGCCGAAGAAACCGACCTGGACACGGAAAGCCTCCTGGCCGGTCTGAAGAATCCCTTCAAGAAGAAGTTCCAGCCGGAATTCGCCACCAAGTCGCTGAGCGGCGACGACTGGAAGAAACTCAAGAACAAACGCAAGTCGGAGCGCAAGGCGCGAAAGGACCAGCACAAGAAAAAGAAGAAGTGA